The genomic region GTTGATTAATGTCGTATTTACATATCAAATGTCATATGCTGTCACTACTTCTACTACTACTAATAGTGTCATCTTGACATTCTGACATCAATCTAAATGACGTCAGAATAATGTCAGAACGACAATCCAAGAAAGTGTATATGTAATCTTtgatggggggaggggggtccaCTCTATACCTTCCAATGGTGATGACgccattttgacatcattcaaGCCCATGTTATTAGCCGTCATTTGGAAAGTAATAAAGTCCGATtgaaataaagcccaaacatatAGCTGGTCTTCGTAACGTTCTGTTTTGTTTAACGCAGATATGTCCAACCGAGCGATATTCGTGGTCAAAAGGACGCCACCTACCGgcaaaattataaaaacaacTAATACCACGCCTCCTGTCAGCggttttgactgtgcatttcactgttttaggcGCTTTAATTGTAGCGCATTTGTACGTGACGTCACAATTAAGAAATGTTACCTCCTCGACATATTTAAATATACTAAAGTCTTACGTACTGCTACGTTTGGGGGTAACGACTTACGGCGTCTGACACTGTGAATGTAGCCGTTTGAGGTGATGAAGGAAACTAAGACTTTGCGAAGTGGGAGCATACGGCGATGAAAGTAAGTGTCTCTGGGAGAGTAGTTCCAAGTCCGTTCGCTAGGGCAGTATGTTAACTAGTGCACTGGATAACATGTCCATACATAATTCCCAGGACGTAATGGCCGATCGACGTAGTGTCAGACACTGACAGGGGGAGGTCAGCCtaaaataatatacatgtattcaactcCTTGTACCATACAGTCTTTTACACAATTTATTAGTCGAGATCAACTAGTTTGGTAGTTCCTATCGCTCGAACTGAGAAATAAGTAAATATTAACCATTAATTAGCTGTTTCCCCTAAAAAGGTAGTATTTGAACTATGTGAAAaataccatcaaaatggttaagaattactattttgatagGTAAACAACTAATTTTACAGTTGGTGTAACCATATTCGATCACGCATGGTCATCCTTAAAACGATATAACGATATCGTCAAGGACGTCCGTGTACCGTTTTTTTACGATTCTCAACGATAAGGTTAAAGGCAGACATTTTACACAACACTCTAGGCAATACGTTCCATTTCGACTCGTTATGCTCCTCGGCATATAGAATTTCTCATTAAGTCCGAAAGTACAACCAACTTACCTCAAATTTTCAATCCGTCGTATGTCGTCCGTGACCCGATCTTCCTAATTATATTTGATTTTAGGTTTCCTCGTCCAAACCTACCTGTGCGTGCGTTGTAATCGTCGACCTGCGATCCGTTGTGTATATTCGGGGCTACCGGCATGACGCATCACCAAGGGGGATGTTATGACGAGGAGTTTCTGAAAATCTGAATCTGAAACTTCTCGATTCGAGATAGACATATacaaattttaaactctatAATTTCCATTTGACCCATTTGTGTTGGCGCAGACAGAATTTACGATGGAGGTACAATTGTGGTGTCCTTTTGCGCACTCATCGACATCAGTACAAGAGTACTGGCCTTTGCATCGCCCTGATAGCCTGTTTCACACTTGCAAGTGAAGGAACCCTCTGTGTTGGTACATTCAGCGTTTGCATCACATCTGCGCGTGCTTGTATTGCATTCGTTAATTTCTTAAGAAGACAAAAATCGAAATATTGTTGAGTGTTTATTATCAGCAATATACCTCATCATCAGCTTGGCGTCATTTATGCACGTTATCATCAGCTTCTTATTGACCTGTTTTCACCAAAACAAAGTATTTTTGTAAGTGTCTTCAATGACGACAGTTCAAAACTGCTACAATAGCAAGTTGAATAGCAGGCCCGACCTTGGTTGCAAAGGCAAGTCGTATGTAacttatttttgaaatgatgtCATTTCATTATccaaggatcaaaactgattgGATGGAATCAGTGATTTGAACCTCTTTTTCCCTCTCCGTTTCGACTCCGCTTTTAATGCCCTTTGGGTTCCCTCTTTGCCAATCACACAATTTCTCTTTTCTATCCCTTATTGCACGTAAGGTTGGCCAGACAAAATGCACGATGCTACCTTTCAGGACAGTAAACACCGATGGCATCACCTCGTGGAGCTGGTGGAGTTTGCACTTGCTCTCCGAGAAACCTTAGAGAAGATCAACTCACAGTCATTTAATAACTTTATCCTCAGAATAGGtataaaaaatacaaatataCCAACTTGTCAAAGCAAATCATTTTATGTCATCCTGTTGATCGAGGGAAATTACTTTTTTAAGTGGAAGATTCCTACTAGCTAATgaaggaaataatttttttttcaaatttggtctATTAGGGTCCATTTCGTATAATGCAGCACTCATGCGGATAATGAATGATTCGCCGTTGCAGTAACAAGAAGAGCAATCGACTGTCAGAAGTAGCACCAATATTGCCGACCCTTTCGCTAGAAAagacaatgattatttctgcTCATTAGTCTTGCCCAAATATTCAACTTCCCTCGAAATCGACAGCTGCATTCTCATCTGTAATGAATATCAAAAGCAATCGACAAGGTAGATACAGCTCGATAAAATCGCCACGTCGTGCAATAGTCTGATGAGGaccatggatatgaaagaagtTGTGGATGACTTTTTCTCTCTTAGTAGGATATGAAAAGTTAAattcatcctgacaatatcaggccattttacTCCATACATACTTACTTCTCAAACAACTATTGTCCTAGAACGTGTATCAGATGTAATTTTTTCCATTATAATTAATCATCTTAATAGTGAAAGTGTTATTGGTAATTTCTTGACTTGTATCATGAATCGGGGGAATTCTGGTTAAAATGGTTTGgctttttcatcttctttcttgTATTGCATTTCATATGTCTTAACTATCCAGGAATAAACCAGGGGCCAATCGTAGCAGGCGTGATAGGGGCGAGAAAGCCTCATTACGATATCTGGGGAAATGCTGTGAATGTCGCCAGCCGGATGGAGTCTACTGGAAAATCAGGGCACATTCAGGTATACCTCTAGTACCCGTCTTATTCATGCCACACGACTAGCTATTGCTATATTAGTTTGTAATCAATTTATTAGTTTGTAATCAGTTGTAATCTATATTAGTTTGTAATCAAATCCGAAACCGGTGTTGATCCTTTTCGGATGGACAACAGGGTTTAGTATATATTGTTCAGAGAACGGACctcttaccttgaaaataacTTCATCGAGGTACCTTTTGAGATTGATTTTTGTAATCAATTTTGGAACAAGTATGGAGTTcgataagaaaaaaaatgtataacacATCAGTAGGTTTAGTTCAAAGCGTACCAATCAATGGCAAAGTCATTGCTCACGGCGTTAGCCCTTGAACTCCAAATTTGCTGTTGTATGACAAGTCAAGTCCTAGTCGAACATATCCATCGAAAGTTCCGAAACTGTCTGCCTCACAGATGAATGACAGGGCAATTACTTCCATAGTCTAAAGCCGCACATAGCAAAGATTCGATCCCCGAAACCGGTTTAGATCCTTTTTATTTTGGATGGACAACAGGGTTTAGTATATTGTTCAGAGAACGGACctcttaccttgaaaataacTTCACCGAGGTAACTTTGAGACACTCCCTGTACGCAACATCTGTAACCTATTTTATTTCAGGTTGTCGAAGAAACGATGATTATCCTTCAAGAGTTTGGCTATAAGTTCGAGAAGAGGGGcttggtcaaggtcaaaggaaaGGGAGAGCTGGTGACGTATTTCCTGGTCGGCAAGGAGGAGTTGATACACGACATGCCAAACCAGGTCACGCATCTTTGAAAGTGATAAGATGTTCTTATTAAACAGTACAAGCATGTGGTTTTCGAAGGTTGGTTTTTCAACCAAAGAATTTTTTATCAGAGTCATCTCTTCTTGAAAATGTGCCAGTAATTGATGAAGAAGGTGCAAACCATTCTCAAACCATCTTCGAAAGCACTCTGAGAACACACAAAGTGGCAGTTATACCTTGCACTTCAAGTTGCGATCGCGGTTTGAGTATTTGGAATATCATCCCGGCCAgtttggtgatttttttacgTCCAATATAATTCATAGGTATAAATATCGGGGAATTGCTATCTATAGCGAGATAATAATCATATTGGCGGACTGATGCTTGCATAAATGGGCCGCGGTGTTCTTCATATGCAAGCACGGGAATAAAGGATTCATTCATTCAACGCTAAGGAGAAGGGATCCCATCCACCGTTCTTTATAAATggaatggtgattttttaatGCCATACTCGCCACACCCCACACCTTTTAGGCTCAGTGTGTTCTTATTAAAAGTGTCTGGCCGGGAGTTATTAGCTGCCGTGACAATGCGTACGAATTTATCATTAATGTTCGAGCCATGTAACGAGAATCAACACATTCTCCTGTCTCAGATGAAATCAAAATTAATAAAATGAGTTAATTGTTTAATTGGTGTAATTAAGAAGAAATTATTGTATCAAATGATTCGACAGTATTCGTATTTATGGCATGGTGTTACATGAATTTATACTTACAAAGTAAAATATAAGTTATGTTACTAAAAAAAGCTATTCTTGTTTAATTACCTATATTTTCATATTGAGTTTGACGTGATACACAGCTGACCGCCATTGGCATTTTGACTAAAAGTATATGCGTTTAAACATCAAAAGAAATAAAGGAGGTTCGGCATCATCAACTGATTGTTCTTCAGTGATGTCTTGTAAAAAATGTGTATACTTCTTACTCACTTGTGTACTCATTTACTTATCAATAATGCCTTGACGATGCTGAGTACATGACCCACAAAGTTACGCCGTCTTGTTTCATATTTGCTAGAGGACAATGGATGTGGGTAAGAGTGTCGCAAGCATACCCTGCTGCAAACAACAGAAAGAACACTCTTGTATACATTACTTCATATTTAGGGAATCTGAGTTTTCGTAATTGACCATTATCAAAGTTGTTGGTGCATTCTAAAAGATTATTTCACGGCATAAAGGATTCTTATCATTTGTACATtaaggaaagtttattcttcatcgATGGATCTAATCTAGATTTGCGACCTATCTGTTGCTTTCAACGCTGGCAGTCATAGCTCAGGATTCACAAATTCTTGTTCGAAACGGAGAGGCCATTCCTGCAGTTATTTTGAGATAAGGCCAAGACGAGATAATGTCCTGCAATTTTTGTCCTGTACTAAGTCTCCAATGACCGCGTTCAGAATGACTTGTAACTTTTTCCTGTACTAAGTCAACCCAGCTATTCAGACCTCTAAACTGATGGGCAATTCCCATTCTGACGATCTGCCGATGCCaaattttatatgcacccagcaaatattttttaatacaGCACCTGGAAATCCCCTTCAACGTAAAGAAATCACCCGACCACGAAAGATT from Lineus longissimus chromosome 19, tnLinLong1.2, whole genome shotgun sequence harbors:
- the LOC135502809 gene encoding adenylate cyclase type 3-like, whose translation is MHDATFQDSKHRWHHLVELVEFALALRETLEKINSQSFNNFILRIGINQGPIVAGVIGARKPHYDIWGNAVNVASRMESTGKSGHIQVVEETMIILQEFGYKFEKRGLVKVKGKGELVTYFLVGKEELIHDMPNQVTHL